The Bartonella krasnovii sequence GCTTTCGTAGGGGTTAGTACGTCTATCATGAATGTTCAGAATAAAGTTACCAATGATATCAAGAATAAGTTCAGCGAACTTAATCAAAACATAACGAATATTACGCAACAAGTTACAGGAGATGCTTTATTATGGAACGATGAAGCTCAGGCATTTGCTGCACTTCATAAAAAGAAAGCAGAAGAACAAGAAAAAACAACGGGAGCACAAGAAAATAGCAAAATTACCTTTCTTTTAGATGGTGCTATCTCTAAAGATTCAACAGATGCTATTACCGGTAAACAGCTTTATTCTACGAGCAATACATTTGCGACCTATTTGGATAAAGGTGCTGGTTATGATGCGGAAGGCAATTGGAAAGCACCTAACTTTAAGGTCAAAACTGTTAACTCTGATGGCAAGGAAGAAGATAAGACTTATCCAGATGTAGCGGAAGCTTTTGAAGGTGTTGGTATTTCTCTGACGAATGTTCAGAATAAAGTGACTGAACAGATTAGTAGTGTGATTAACAAATTAGAAAATAAGAATCTTGTTAAATGGAATGAAGAGGAAAATCTTATCAACATTGGTAAAGAAAAAGAAGGTAGTGAAATCAATATCACCAATACAAGCGGTAAGGATCGGACGCTTTCCGGTGTAAAGGCAGCAATAAACAATAATGAAGCAGTTAATAAAGAGCAATTTGATAAAGGGTTGAAAGATTTTTCTAGAAGTCTTCAGTCAGATGATTCTGCTGTTGTTCATTATGATAAAAAGGCAGAGGGAGGAATTGATTATACGAGTGTCACTTTAGGTGGTAAGGATAGAGGTTTCACTACTCTCCACAATGTTGCTGATGGTATTATTGCTGATAAGTCGCATGATGCGATCACTGGCGGACAGATTTATAAAATTGGTGAAGATATAGCCAAATTCTTGGGTGGAAATGCAGCTTTTAGCAATGGAGCCTTTACGGGTCCAACCTATATACTATCTGAAATTTCTAAAGAAGATAAGGTGACAAATAAGTCCTTTAATGATGTTGGTTCAGCCTTTGAAGGTCTTGATGAAAATATTAAGAATGTAAATCAACGTATTAAAGAAGTATCAGAAGGCGTTGCACAGGATTCTTTGAGTTGGAGCAAGAAGAAAGGGGCGTTTGTTGCGGTTCATGGTGAAGATGGTGCAAAGAGCAATAGCAAGCTAACGTCTCTTTTAGATGGGACTGTTTCTCACGGGTCAACAGATGCAGTTACGGGCAGTCAGCTTTTCGAGACAAATAAGACTGTTGCAAAATATTTAGGTGGCGGTGCTGGTTATAGAGATGGCGTATGGAGTGATCCAATTTTTACAGTTACAACTGTTAACGATAAAGGCAAGGAAGAGGAGAAAACTTATCAGAATGTAGCAGAAGCTTTTGAAGGTGTTGGTACTTCTATCACAAATGTCCAGAATAAAGTTACCAACGATATAACGAATAAGTTCAACGAATTTACTCAAAACATAACGAATATTACGCAACAAGTTCAGGGTGATGCTTTATTATGGAGTAATACTGATAATGCATTTGTTGCCGATCATAAGAAGGATGGTGAAAAAACAAAAAGTAAGATTACGCATCTTTTGGATGGCGATATTGCTTCTGGCTCTACAGATGCAGTTACGGGTGGACAACTCTATTTGATGAATGAGCAGCTTGCGAGCTATTTAGGTGGTGGTGCTGGTTATGATACGGAAGGAAAATGGCAAGCGCCTAGCTTTAAGGTTAAAACTGTTAAAAAGGATGGTAACTCTGAAGATAAGAACTATACCAATGTAGCGGATGCTTTAGCAGGAGTGGGGACTTCTTTCACGAATGTGCAGAATAAGTTTACCAATGAGATTACCAACCAAATTAATTATCTTCAATCAGATGATTCAGCTGTTATTCACTATGATAAGAAGGATGGCACCATTAATTATGGAAGTGTAACTTTTGGTGGTAAAGATAAGACTCCTACGTCTCTCCACAATGTTGCGAATGGTATTATTTCAGATAAGTCGCATGATGCAGTCACTGGCGGACAGATTTATAAAATTGGTGAAGATATAGCCAAATTCTTGGGTGGAAATGCAGCTTTTAACAATGGAGCTTTTACACAGCCGACCTATAAATTATCTAGTGTGGATAGTACTGGTAAAATAGCAGACAATACCTTCAATGATGTTGGCTCTGCTTTTGTTGGTCTTGATGAAAATATTAAAAATGTAAATCAACGTATTAGAGAAGTCTCAGAAGGCGTTGCACAAGATTCTTTATCATGGAGCAAGGAAGCTAATGCTTTTGTTGCACTTCATGGAAAAAAGGATAGCAAGATTACGCACATTTTGGGTGGAGATATTACAACTAATTCAAGTGATGCAGTGAATGGTTCTCAACTTTATTTGATGAACAATACGTTAGCGAGCTATTTTGGGGGCGGTGCTGAATATAAAGAAGGCAAATGGATATCTCCAAACTTCAAGGTTTATACAGTGAGTGCTGATGGCAGCAAGGTTGAAGAGCAGAGCTATAAGACAGTAGCGGAAGCCTTTGCTGGTGTAGGAAGTTCTTTCACGAATATTCATAAAGAGCTTAAGAATGAGATTAACCAAGTTGTGGGAGATAGTCTTGTTAAGCAGGATGAAAAGACAAAGCGTATCACGATTGGTGGAGAGAAGGACGGGAGTGAAATTAATGTTGCAAATAGTATGAATGGTGTACGTAGCCTTTCTGGTGTAAAAGCTGGGCTTCTTGCAGCAGAATCTACGGAAGCGATCAATGGTTCGCAGCTTTATTCAGTAATCAATGTACTTACTAGATATTTTAGTGGGGATGCGGAATACAAGGATGGAAAGTGGCTCGCGCCAAGCTTTAAGGTTGCACAATTTACTGCTGATAGTGTGGTCAGTAAAAGGGAGAACTATACCAATGTTGCATCTGCCTTTGAAGGTGTTAACGAAAGCATGATAAAGATCAACAATCGTATTCATGATGTTGAGCAGAGTATTTTCTCGAGTGGTCTAAATTGGAGTGAGACAGAGAAAGCTTTTGATGCGCGCCATGAAGGTCAAGACAGTAAGATTAAGCATGTAGCGGATGGTGAAATATCAGAAGGCTCGAAAGAGGCCGTTAATGGTAGTCAACTTTGGCAGACGAATAAGAAAGTTAAAGAGGTTAAAAGTCATGTCAATAGGCTTGATAAACAAGTAAAAGATATTGCTAGTGTGGCAGATATTGCTGTTAAGTATGATAAAGGGAATGATGGCAAGAAAAAAAATAAAGTGACATTAATTGGTATGAGTGAGAGTGATCCCGTATTGATAGACAATGTAGCGGATGGCCGTATTGAAAGTGGTTCAAAAGAAGCTGTTACAGGCGGTCAGTTATACGATTATACAGATCAGCAAATGAATCTTGTTCTTTCTAATGCAAAGAGATATACGGATGAGCGCTTTAACGATATTGTTAATAATACGGTCAATAATGTTGTTAATGAGACAAAATCTTACACAGATATAAAGTTTGAAGCGTTAAGGTATGAAATTAAGGAGATTCGCAAAGAATCCAAAGAGGCAGCAGCGGTAGGTTTAGCGGTATCGAATTTGAGTTATGAAGATACACCAGGCTCTTTAAGTTTATCGATTGGGACGGGGGTATGGCGCAATCAATACGCATTTGCCATTGGAGCAGGTTACATGTCTGAAAATGGGAAGATCCGATCGAATATATCAGCTACGAGCTCTGGTGGACATTGGGGCATAGGAGCAGGTTTAAGAGTGAAACTGAATTGATAGAAAGTCGTTAAGTTTTTTGATGGGTTTTGAGACTATATTTTCTTGTATGAAAAGTTAAAAACATTTTATCTTTACAATAAGCTTTATAACGCAACATAATTATTTATGAATTCTCATTATTTTTCTAAAGTATCTTACTTAAATTGTTGAAAAAAGATCACACAGTTCTGTAAATATATTCAAATTGATAAAAAGTTTTATTTTTTTGTTGCTATTTTATTATAGAGAGAATATGACTCATAAAGTACCTTAGTAAGACTCATTTTGATCAAATAACAATTCAAAAGGGGGGAAGTAATGCGTAAAAGTTGGAGATACATCAAAGAGCCAAATTCACGTCTCTGCATTACGCTGAATAAAAATATGTTCTAGCAAAAATAAGTATTTCAAGAACATTAAGGCATTTTAAAAATATAACACTCTAACTTAAGAGAGCAAATGGTATTATTCTTTAATGAAATAAAACAAAAATACTACCAAAACTTTCATTAAGTAATCAGATATTTAATAAGTAAAATGCTCTTAATATTTAAAAAAACCAAACACCTTCCTCAAAGGTTAGACAATAAACCGTAAATTTAAACCTTTTAAAGTCTAAATAAGCTCTTTTTATGTTCATATAAACATATCTCCGCATTTAGACGTTATTACAGAAAGTACACATAAAACACATCTAAAGACTCAAAACGCCCAAATATCTTCCTCTCAATTTCATCTGAGTAAATAGATAGCAGCAAAATATGTCTTTTTTATGTCTTGAATGTGGTTTCAGATTTTTTTTCATTGGAGAGTTTGTTATGCAAAAATTGCATGCCACACAAAAAGCGAGTAATTTGAAAGTTTCTCGTTTTTCTTTTGTTAGAGTTTCTTTATTAGCCGTGGCGGCTATATCTTTATCAAATATTTCATCTGTATTTGCTTCGAATCTTGCGATAACAGGAGCAAATATTTTAAGTGAAAACTCTCCAGCGGTAAGATATTCTAAAGGTAGTCATGGCAGTATTGTTTTTTCTGGTGATGATGATTATTGCGGTGCGGATAATGTTATTGGTCGGGGAGGAACCGCTGGTCGTGGTGGGAAGAAAATAACTGCAGAAGAAGAATATCGGAGATTTCTCGAAGAAGTAAAGTTTGGAAATTTTTCTCCTTATAGTCAGAGCGATCAGAAACAAACTTGGACTGGTAATGGGCACACCAGTGGAAACATTGGTTATATGGGAGGTTTGACTGGTGGTGATACGAATATATTGCCTGAGGCTTTTGGTGTTTATTCTTTTGCCACCGGTTGTGGATCTGCGGCACAGGGGAGTTATTCAACAGCATTTGGTGCAAATGCAACAGCCCTTACGGGAGGGTCACAAGCTTTTGGTGTTGCGGCGCTTGCAGCTGGAAAGGTAAGCATTGCTATAGGTGTAGGATCAGAAACAAAGGGAGATTCTGCTGTTGCTTTAGGTGGGCTTGCAAATGCAGCAGGGGAAATAAGTGTTGCTATTGGTCATAAGGCACAATCAACAGGAAAATTTGCGATCACTATGGGTGATCAGGCACAGGCAACAAAAGAAGATAGCGTGGCTATAGGCCGCATGGCAAAGGCCAATGCACTGGGAAGTATCGCTTTAGGTGCCGGTTCTGAAGTGAAGGTTGATGGGGGAGTTGCTTTGGGCGATTCTTCTGTAGCGGATACAGCTGCTGGTATTTTTGGTTATGAACCTCGCTTGAAGAAGGCATCAACTAGTACGGATTCTGCATGGCAAGCTAGACGAGGTGCAGTTAGTGTTGGTACTTTAGACAGAACAAGACAGATTACAAAAGTAGCAGCTGGCACGGAGTATACTGATGCAGTAAATGTGGCGCAGTTAAAGGCGTTGCAGGAGTACGTAGATAGAAGCTGGAAACTCTCTGTTGATGGTAAAAATGCTAGAGTTGTAGGGATAGGCGATACAGTAGATTTTTCAGCTGGAAGTAACAACCTTAATATTACCAAAGGCGAAGATGACAATAATATAAAGTTTGATTTAGCAAAGGATCTCACACTCAATAAAGTAACAGCAGGTGCAAATACTTTTGATGACACAGGCTTAATCATCAAGGATGGTCCGAAAATAGTGAAGGACGGTATTGATGTATGGAATAAAAAGATAACCAATGTGGCAGATGGTACTACGAAAAACGATGCGGTGAATTTTTCACAGTTGCAAGAATTAAAAGATTTGATGTCGTCGAAAGATGCGTTGGCTTCATGGGATGGTGACAGGGTAAGAGTAGGCGCTCCTAAAAATTTTTCCGCTAAAGGATCTGTTGTAATAGGACCACTTTCTGATGAGCTAGAATTGAAAGTGTATCCAACAGTCAAGGCTCAATATGGAATAGGCATAGGTATGAGAGCTGAAGTTAACAGCAAGTCTACTTGGGGAGTTGCTGTTGGTTATGGAGCAAGAGTGAATTCTGTTTCTGGTATTGCTTTGGGTGCTTATTCTTATAGTACTTTTGAAGCTGGGCGTCATGGCTATGATCCTAGGACTGGAAAAGAATCAACTTCGGATAATAGAGTATGGAAGTCTAGCTATGGCTCACTCAGTATTGGTGGCGACTATACTAGTAGGCAGATTATAAATGTTGCCGCTGGTACGGACGATTATGATGCAGTGAATGTTGCGCAGTTAAAAGCCTTAAGATCAATGATCAAAAAACAAGGAAGTTGGGATCTGTCTGTTAATGACGCAGAAGAGAAGACAGCTATTGGTACAGGTGATACATTAGCTTTGACAGCTGGAAGTGAAAATTTAAAGATCAAAAACGATAAAACTGAAAACGGCAGTAAGGTAACATTTGATTTAGCAAAGGATCTCGCGTTAAATAGCATAAAACTAGGGGAGGGAACTGTACCAGATGGTGAAAAAGATGCAGTAAGTCCAATAACTTTAGATGCCACGGGCTTAATCATTGCGAATGGCCCGAAAATAATGGCGACTGGTATCGATGCAGGCAGTAAAAAGATAACCAATGTAGCAGATGCTACTGATACGACTGATGCTGTAAATTTTGGACAATTGAACAAAGCCAAGCAAGAAGTTCAAGAACAAGTAGAAAAGCAAGTTGCGGCCAATAGTTTCGTAAAACAAGATACCGACACAAAACATATCACTATTGGTAAGGAAACAGACGGTGATAAAATCGATATTACCAATAAAGAAGGTGGTGCTCGGACTCTTTCTGGTGTGAAGGCTGGTACTGAAGAAACCGATGCCGTGAATTTTGGACAGCTGAAGAAAATTCAAACAGAAGTCACAGAGCAAGTAGCTGCTAATAGCTTTGTTAAACAAGATTCCAATACAAAATACATCACCATTGGTAAGGAAACCGATGGTGATAAAATTGATATTACCAACAATGTAAACGAAGCACGAATCCTTTCCGGTGTAAAAGCTGGTACTGAAAGCACCGACGCTGTAAATTTTGCGCAGTTAAAAGAATCGACCAGAGGGTGGAAAATTTACGTTGGAGGCGAATTTAAAGAACCTACCGCTGAAGGGGTATCTTCAATTGCTATAGGCTCTGGAGCATCTGCGTCTAATGTTAACGCTATAGCTTTGGGGACGAGATCACAAGCAACAGGGAACGCAGGAGTTGCTCTAGGGGCGGGTTCTGTAGCGGATGATGGTGGTGGTATTTGGGGTTATGATCCTTTGAGAGATGGAGTATCAGAGAGTATAAGTTATGAATGGAGGAGTGCATTAGGTTCCGTTAGTGTTGGTGATCATACTAATAAGTATTCACGGCAAATTACAGGGGTAGCAGCGGGTAGTAGAGATACTGATGCGGTGAATGTTGTGCAGTTGAAATCCTTACGGAGCTATGTGGACAAAGGTTGGAAACTCTCTGTTAATGGTAAAAATGCTAAAGCTGTGGGAATAGATGATACGGTAGATTTTGCAGCAGGAAGCAACAACCTTACCATTACCAAAAGCGAAAGCGACAACAAGGTAAAGTTTGATTTAGCAAAGGATCTCACACTGGATAGCATAACAGTAGGATCTAATACTCTAAACACAACAGGCTTGAAAATTGCGAATGGTCCACAAATAACGACTGAAGGTATTAATGCTGGAGAAAAAATAATCACAGCTGTTGCAAATGGAAAAATTTTTCAAGGTTCAAAAGATGCAATCAATGGCTCACAGCTTTATATTCTTGCTAATTCGATTGCTGCTACTCTTGGTAGTGATACTGTATCTATCAATGAAGAAGATGGGGCTGTTGTAAGCGGCGGTTATTATTCTAATGGTGTTGATGCTGATGGAAATATAACCAAAGATGGCTATCAAACTGTTGCATCTGCGCTTGAAAGCATTGGTCAAAGCTTTGAAAATGTTCTCAACCTTTTTGATAAAAAAGTAGAAGATGTTGTAAAAACGGTTCAAGAAGATTCCTTGTTATGGAGTGATGATGCCGGAGCCTTTGTTGCCAACCATAAAAAGGCTGGAGATGAAGAAGGTAAAGAAAAAACCGCAAGCAAGATCATCTCTCTCGCACAAGGTGATATTAACGCTACCTCTACCGATGCAATCAATGGCTCCCAGCTTTACACTTTAGGTAATAATGTCGCGAAGTCTTTCGGTGGCGATGCTGGTTATGAGAATGGCAACTGGAAAGCACCTAACTTTAAGGTCAAAACTGTTAACTCTGATGGCAAGGAAGATGAACAAAGCTATACAAGTGTAGCGGAGGCTTTTGAAGGAGTTGGTACTTCTTTTACAAACGTTCAGAATAAATTTAGCCAGGAGATTACCAACCAGATTAATAATGCCATTACCAATATACAAGGTGAAAGCCTTATTAAGAAAAATAAAGAAACAAATCTCATCACGATTGGTAAAGAAGTAGCAGGCGATGAAATCAATATTGCCAACAACATGAATGAGGCACGTACGCTTTCAGGTGTTAAGGAAGCAGCAAAAGATAATGAAGCCGTTAACAAGGCTCAGCTTGATACAAACATCAAGAAAGTAGAAGATAAATTAGCAGAAGCAGTCGGTAATATTACGCAACAAGTTCAGGGTGATGCCTTATTATGGAGCAATACTGATAATGCATTTGTTGCCGATCATAAGAAGAATGGTGAAAAAACAAAGAGTAAGATTACGCATCTTTTGGATGGTGATATTGCTTCTGGTTCTACAGATGCAGTCACGGGTGGACAACTCTATTCGATGAATAAGCATCTTGCGACTTATTTTGGTGGTGGTGCTGGTTATGATGCGCAAGGCAACTGGCAAGCGCCTAGCTTTAAGGTTAAAACTGTTAAAAAGGATGGTAGCTCTGAAGATAAGAACTATACCAATGTAGCGGATGCTTTAGCAGGCGTGGGGACTTCTTTCACGAATGTTCAGAATAAGTTTACCAATGAGATTACCAACCAAATTAATCATCTTCAATCAGATGATTCAGCGGTTGTTCACTATGATAAGAAGGATGGCACCATTAATTATGGAAGTGTAACTTTTGGTGGTAAAGATAAGACTCCTACGTCTCTCCACAATGTTGCGAATGGTATTATTTCAGATAAGTCGCATGATGCAGTCACTGGCGGACAGATTTATAAAATTGGTGAAGATATAGCAAAATTCTTGGGTGGAAGTGCAGCTTTTAACAATGGAGCTTTTACAGGTCCAACTTATAAATTATCGTACATTACCAAGGATGGCGTTGTAACAGAAAATTCTCTTGACAGTGTTGGAACAGCAATTGCAGGGCTTGATATTAATATCAAGAATGTAAATGATCGTATTAAGGAAGTCTCAGAGGGCGTTGCACAGGATTCTTTATCATGGAGCAAGGAAGCTAATGCCTTTAGTGCGCAACATGGAGCAGGAGCAAAAACGAATAGCAAAATTAAGTTCCTTGCTGCCGGAGATATTGCAAAAGACTCGACTGATGCAATCAATGGTTCACAGCTTTATTCAATGAACAATACACTTGCGACTTATTTTGGTGGTGGTGCTGAATATAAGGATGGCAAATGGGTAGCTCCAAGCTTTAAGGTTAAAACCGTTAAAAAGGATAGTAATGAAGTTGAAGAGATTGCCTATGATAATGTTGCGGATGCCTTTGCAGGTATGAGCACTTCTATTACAGATATTCATAATGAAGTGAATAACCAAATCTCCAATATTGTTAGTGATAGCCTTGTCAAGCAGGATGATACAGGTCTTATCAAGATAGGAGCAGAAAAAGAGGGCGGTGCAATTGATATTGCCAATAAAAATGGTGAGGCACGTACGCTTTCAGGTGTTAAGGAAGCAGCAAAAGATAATGAAGCCGTTAACAAGGCTCAGCTTGATACAAACATCAAGAAAGTAGAAGATAAATTAGCAGAAGCAGTCGGTAATATTACGCAACAAGTTCAGGGTGATGCCTTATTATGGAGCAATACTGATAATGCATTTGTTGCCGATCATAAGAAGAATGGTGAAAAAACAAAGAGTAAGATTACGCATCTTTTGGATGGTGATATTGCTTCTGGTTCTACAGATGCAGTCACGGGTGGACAACTCTATTCGATGAATAAGCATCTTGCGACTTATTTTGGTGGTGGTGCTGGTTATGATGCGCAAGGCAACTGGCAAGCGCCTAGCTTTAAGGTTAAAACTGTTAAAAAGGATGGTAGCTCTGAAGATAAGAACTATACCAATGTAGCGGATGCTTTAGCAGGCGTGGGGACTTCTTTCACGAATGTTCAGAATAAGTTTACCAATGAGATTACCAACCAAATTAATCATCTTCAATCAGATGATTCAGCGGTTGTTCACTATGATAAGAAGGATGGCACCATTAATTATGGAAGTGTAACTTTTGGTGGTAAAGATAAGACTCCTACGTCTCTCCACAATGTTGCGAATGGTATTATTTCAGATAAGTCGCATGATGCAGTCACTGGCGGACAGATTTATAAAATTGGTGAAGATATAGCCAAATTCTTGGGTGGAAATGCAGCTTTTAACAATGGAGCTTTTACAGGTCCAACTTATAAATTATCATACATTACCAAGGATGGCGTTGTAACAGAAAATTCTCTTGACAGTGTTGGAACAGCAATTGCAGGGCTTGATATTAATATCAAGAATGTAAATGATCGTATTAAGGAAGTCTCAGAAGGCGTTGCACAGGATTCTTTATCATGGAGCAAGGAAGCTAATGCCTTTAGTGCGCAACATGGAGCAGGAGCAAAAACGAATAGCAAAATTAAGTTCCTTGCTGCCGGAGATATTGCAAAAGACTCGACTGATGCAATCAATGGTTCACAGCTTTATTCAATGAACAATACACTGGCGACTTATTTTGGTGGTGGTGC is a genomic window containing:
- a CDS encoding Vomp family autotransporter; this encodes MQKLHATQKASNLKVSRFSFVRVSLLAVAAISLSNISSVFASNLAITGANILSENSPAVRYSKGSHGSIVFSGDDDYCGADNVIGRGGTAGRGGKKITAEEEYRRFLEEVKFGNFSPYSQSDQKQTWTGNGHTSGNIGYMGGLTGGDTNILPEAFGVYSFATGCGSAAQGSYSTAFGANATALTGGSQAFGVAALAAGKVSIAIGVGSETKGDSAVALGGLANAAGEISVAIGHKAQSTGKFAITMGDQAQATKEDSVAIGRMAKANALGSIALGAGSEVKVDGGVALGDSSVADTAAGIFGYEPRLKKASTSTDSAWQARRGAVSVGTLDRTRQITKVAAGTEYTDAVNVAQLKALQEYVDRSWKLSVDGKNARVVGIGDTVDFSAGSNNLNITKGEDDNNIKFDLAKDLTLNKVTAGANTFDDTGLIIKDGPKIVKDGIDVWNKKITNVADGTTKNDAVNFSQLQELKDLMSSKDALASWDGDRVRVGAPKNFSAKGSVVIGPLSDELELKVYPTVKAQYGIGIGMRAEVNSKSTWGVAVGYGARVNSVSGIALGAYSYSTFEAGRHGYDPRTGKESTSDNRVWKSSYGSLSIGGDYTSRQIINVAAGTDDYDAVNVAQLKALRSMIKKQGSWDLSVNDAEEKTAIGTGDTLALTAGSENLKIKNDKTENGSKVTFDLAKDLALNSIKLGEGTVPDGEKDAVSPITLDATGLIIANGPKIMATGIDAGSKKITNVADATDTTDAVNFGQLNKAKQEVQEQVEKQVAANSFVKQDTDTKHITIGKETDGDKIDITNKEGGARTLSGVKAGTEETDAVNFGQLKKIQTEVTEQVAANSFVKQDSNTKYITIGKETDGDKIDITNNVNEARILSGVKAGTESTDAVNFAQLKESTRGWKIYVGGEFKEPTAEGVSSIAIGSGASASNVNAIALGTRSQATGNAGVALGAGSVADDGGGIWGYDPLRDGVSESISYEWRSALGSVSVGDHTNKYSRQITGVAAGSRDTDAVNVVQLKSLRSYVDKGWKLSVNGKNAKAVGIDDTVDFAAGSNNLTITKSESDNKVKFDLAKDLTLDSITVGSNTLNTTGLKIANGPQITTEGINAGEKIITAVANGKIFQGSKDAINGSQLYILANSIAATLGSDTVSINEEDGAVVSGGYYSNGVDADGNITKDGYQTVASALESIGQSFENVLNLFDKKVEDVVKTVQEDSLLWSDDAGAFVANHKKAGDEEGKEKTASKIISLAQGDINATSTDAINGSQLYTLGNNVAKSFGGDAGYENGNWKAPNFKVKTVNSDGKEDEQSYTSVAEAFEGVGTSFTNVQNKFSQEITNQINNAITNIQGESLIKKNKETNLITIGKEVAGDEINIANNMNEARTLSGVKEAAKDNEAVNKAQLDTNIKKVEDKLAEAVGNITQQVQGDALLWSNTDNAFVADHKKNGEKTKSKITHLLDGDIASGSTDAVTGGQLYSMNKHLATYFGGGAGYDAQGNWQAPSFKVKTVKKDGSSEDKNYTNVADALAGVGTSFTNVQNKFTNEITNQINHLQSDDSAVVHYDKKDGTINYGSVTFGGKDKTPTSLHNVANGIISDKSHDAVTGGQIYKIGEDIAKFLGGSAAFNNGAFTGPTYKLSYITKDGVVTENSLDSVGTAIAGLDINIKNVNDRIKEVSEGVAQDSLSWSKEANAFSAQHGAGAKTNSKIKFLAAGDIAKDSTDAINGSQLYSMNNTLATYFGGGAEYKDGKWVAPSFKVKTVKKDSNEVEEIAYDNVADAFAGMSTSITDIHNEVNNQISNIVSDSLVKQDDTGLIKIGAEKEGGAIDIANKNGEARTLSGVKEAAKDNEAVNKAQLDTNIKKVEDKLAEAVGNITQQVQGDALLWSNTDNAFVADHKKNGEKTKSKITHLLDGDIASGSTDAVTGGQLYSMNKHLATYFGGGAGYDAQGNWQAPSFKVKTVKKDGSSEDKNYTNVADALAGVGTSFTNVQNKFTNEITNQINHLQSDDSAVVHYDKKDGTINYGSVTFGGKDKTPTSLHNVANGIISDKSHDAVTGGQIYKIGEDIAKFLGGNAAFNNGAFTGPTYKLSYITKDGVVTENSLDSVGTAIAGLDINIKNVNDRIKEVSEGVAQDSLSWSKEANAFSAQHGAGAKTNSKIKFLAAGDIAKDSTDAINGSQLYSMNNTLATYFGGGAGYDKQGKWQAPNFKVKTVKEDGNSEDKNYTNVADALAGVGTSFTNVQNKFTTEITNQINRLQSDDSAVVHYDKKDGTINYGSVTFGGKDKTATALHNIADGNIAKDSHDAITGGQINTISQDVAKFLGGEASFNNGAFTQPTYKLSRVDSTGKITDSSFNDVGSAFAGLDKNIKNVNDRIKEVSEGVAQDSLSWSKEANAFSAQHGEKEKTNSKIKFLAAGDITKDSTDAINGSQLYSMNNTLATYFGGGAGYDKQGKWQAPNFKVKTVKEDGNSEDKNYTNVADALAGVGTSFTNVQNKFTTEITNQINRLQSDDSAVVHYDKKDGTINYGSVTFGGKDKTATALHNIADGNIAKDSHDAITGGQINTISQDVAKFLGGEASFNNGAFTQPTYKLSRVDSTGKITDSSFNDVGSAFAGLDINIKNVNQRIKEVSEGVAQDSLSWSKEANAFSAQHGEKEKTNSKIKFLAAGDITKDSTDAINGSQLYSMNNTLATYFGGGAEYKEGKWTAPNFKVNVVNANGDKVEEQSYDSVAKAFEGVGSSFTNLHNEVTNAVTNINNHINNVVSDSLVKQDEESKVIKIGAEKGGTSINIANSGDAARTLTGVKSGTLTETSTDAVNGSQLYSLNQTLASYFGGGAEYKEGKWTAPNFKVNVVNANGDKVEEKRYDSVAAAFEGVGNSFTNIHKELKNEINQVVGESLVKQDEKTHVIAVGGETNGTKVSFANSDGIERVLSGVKAGELSTKSTEAVNGSQLYSMSNTLATYFGGGAGYDEKGEWQAPSFKVNTVNADGKEKDETYQNVAEALAGVGTSFTNVYNKITNEINNAITKVEGDSLVKQAKETDPITIGKEVAGTEVNIANKDKEDRTLSGVKAAVNGNEAVNKAQLDQSLEKLSNSLQSDDSAVVHYDKKESGETDYTSVTLGKGKGSTPVGLHNVANGNIAKDSHDVVTGGQINTISQDVAKFLGGDTSFEKGSFTGPTYKLSEVDTHGQVSSTEFKDVGSAFAGLDKNIKNVNDRIKEVSEGVAQDSLSWSKEANAFSAQHGEGKDRTSSKITHILDGDITTNSSDAVNGSQLYSMNNTLASYFGGGAEYKEGKWVAPSFKVNVVNANGDKVEEQSYKTVAEAFAGVGSSFTNIHNEVTNAVTDINNHINNVVSDSLVKQDEESKVIKIGAEKGGTSINISNSGDAARTLTGVKSGGLTETSTDAVNGSQLYSMNNTLASYFGGGAEYKEGKWVAPSFKVNVVNANGDKVEEQSYKTVAEAFAGVGSSFTNIHKELKNEINQVVGESLVKQDEKTHVISVGGEKSGTEVTFSNTDGASRTLTGVKAGGLTETSTDAVNGSQLFATNQNVTAVTNDLKTVSENTSKFLGGGADVLKGIAPTYTVQDKSYQSVADAFGGVDRSFTALHEEIAKNTSDLSDTLKQNALLWSDKDHAFVAIHGTDADKKNSKITLLANGSITKDSTDAINGSQLYSMNNTLATYFGGGAEYKEGKWVAPSFKVNTVSADGGKVEEQSYDNVAAAFAGVGSSFTNLHNELKNEISQVVKDSLVKQDEESKVIKIGAEKEGTEITIANSDGAERSLSGVKAGTLSADSTEAVNGGQLYSLNQTLASYFGGGAEFENGQWVAPSFTILSFNEDGSSEETSYNSVSAAFAGVNRSFMKLHHELSDTVEQNALLWSDADESFVALHGKGSEKHNSKLSHLVDGDISAGSTEAITGNQLYQLNQTLAAYLGGGASYQGGEWTAPHFEVKQFKSDGSSSESKSYDNVAGAFEGVNGSLSGINDRLNDVSKNVSTNSLKWNDELEGYDGRHNGSDSKITHVADGDVSEGSKEVVNGGQLWETNQKVSAVENRVESLDQHVKDVESAVTNGAVNYDKDDAGHKTNKVTLVGGDDSAPVLIDNLAEGRIESGSKEAVTGGQLHDYTDKQMKLVLEDAKKYTDEHVTDIVNNGVSESKAYTDMKFETLNYAIEDVRKEARQAAAIGLAVSNLRYYDIPGSLSVSFGSGLWRSQSAFAIGAGYTSEDGNIRSNVSITSAGGHWGIGAGITLRLR